One region of Prosthecobacter debontii genomic DNA includes:
- a CDS encoding DUF1552 domain-containing protein, translating into MSKTLSRRTVLRGLGATVALPFLDAMRPSRARAASVMAGAAPIRMAFLFMPNGVREDRWTPEGQGTEFKLSPILSPLEAHKRDITVLTGLGNRASLSGDGHYAKTANWLTGTPIAKTTGKDLHCGVSVDQVLAKERGHLTRFPSLELGTDPIMSGVDRNVNYTMLYGSHIAWRTPTSPIPAEINPRFVFDRLFREDAAQRKASAEENRSVLDLVLADAKALRAKVGKEDQQRLDEYLESLRHIERRIDADIARVATGENLDPSVKESISQLDKRIADAMAKAPQHPGSQLRLDHTEHCRLMLDLMALAFQTDSTRASTFMFGWAVSGKNFSFLPGVEGGHHQLSHHEGHADKLDAYEKINRWHVEQYSYFIEKLKGIREGEGTLLDNSLVLFGSSIRDGNKHDPRNLPLVLAGHGGGVKGGQHILAAKDTPLCNLYAGMLNRAGVEVPSFGDSAGLLEV; encoded by the coding sequence ATGTCGAAAACCCTTTCTCGTCGAACTGTCCTGCGTGGCCTGGGCGCCACGGTGGCGCTGCCATTTCTGGATGCCATGCGCCCGAGTCGTGCGCGGGCGGCGAGTGTGATGGCGGGGGCGGCCCCAATACGCATGGCTTTTCTGTTCATGCCGAACGGGGTGCGGGAGGACCGCTGGACACCGGAGGGGCAGGGCACGGAGTTCAAGCTGTCGCCCATTCTGAGTCCCCTGGAGGCGCATAAGCGCGACATCACGGTACTGACGGGGCTGGGCAACCGAGCCTCGCTTTCGGGTGATGGACATTATGCGAAGACGGCCAACTGGCTGACGGGCACGCCGATTGCCAAGACCACGGGGAAAGACCTCCACTGCGGGGTGTCGGTGGATCAGGTGCTGGCGAAGGAGCGCGGTCACCTGACACGGTTTCCCTCTCTGGAACTGGGCACGGACCCGATCATGAGTGGGGTGGATCGCAATGTGAACTACACGATGCTCTATGGCAGCCACATCGCCTGGCGCACGCCGACGAGCCCCATCCCGGCGGAGATCAACCCCCGGTTTGTGTTTGATCGCCTCTTCCGCGAAGATGCGGCGCAGCGCAAGGCGAGTGCGGAGGAAAATCGCAGCGTGCTGGATCTGGTGCTGGCGGATGCGAAGGCTCTGCGAGCCAAGGTGGGCAAGGAGGATCAGCAGCGGCTGGATGAATACCTGGAAAGTCTGCGGCACATCGAGCGCCGGATTGATGCGGACATTGCCCGTGTCGCCACGGGAGAAAACCTGGACCCATCCGTGAAGGAGTCGATCAGTCAGCTCGACAAGCGCATCGCCGACGCCATGGCGAAGGCCCCCCAGCATCCGGGCTCACAGCTGCGCCTGGATCACACCGAGCACTGTCGTCTGATGTTGGATCTCATGGCGCTGGCTTTCCAGACGGATAGCACCCGTGCCAGCACCTTCATGTTTGGCTGGGCGGTCAGCGGCAAGAATTTCTCTTTCCTCCCAGGCGTGGAGGGTGGGCATCACCAGCTCTCGCATCATGAGGGACATGCCGACAAACTGGATGCCTACGAGAAGATCAATCGCTGGCATGTGGAGCAATACAGCTACTTCATCGAGAAGCTGAAAGGCATCCGCGAAGGCGAGGGGACACTGCTGGATAACAGCCTAGTCCTCTTTGGCTCCAGCATTCGCGATGGCAACAAGCATGACCCGCGCAATCTACCGCTGGTCCTAGCGGGACACGGCGGTGGGGTGAAGGGTGGTCAGCATATCCTGGCGGCCAAAGACACACCGCTGTGCAATCTCTACGCGGGGATGTTGAATCGTGCTGGGGTGGAAGTTCCTTCCTTCGGTGATAGCGCCGGTTTGCTGGAGGTGTAG
- a CDS encoding class I SAM-dependent methyltransferase, giving the protein MTPQQIAATYDRIASFWSGGDFNPSNGIAQHWRALQFVREAEGQDLRKALDVGCGSSGRIIDLLLTEGFEVEGLDVSAAMVTLARERHPEVTFHQVDICTWELPERYDFISAWDSIWHAPLSEHEGILRKLCEGLKAGGVLIFTSGGVDEPGEIFNEMMGQPMYHAALGIPKLLEIVASQGCVCRHLEYDQHPELHVYLIVQKG; this is encoded by the coding sequence ATGACCCCTCAACAAATCGCAGCGACGTATGACCGGATCGCTTCGTTCTGGAGCGGCGGGGATTTCAATCCATCGAATGGGATCGCGCAGCATTGGCGGGCGTTGCAGTTTGTGCGGGAGGCGGAGGGACAGGACTTGCGCAAGGCGCTGGATGTGGGGTGTGGCAGCAGTGGGCGAATCATCGACCTGTTGCTCACCGAAGGCTTTGAGGTGGAGGGCCTGGATGTTTCCGCCGCGATGGTGACGCTGGCGCGGGAACGGCATCCAGAGGTGACGTTTCATCAGGTGGATATCTGCACGTGGGAGTTGCCGGAGCGCTATGATTTCATCTCGGCCTGGGACAGCATCTGGCATGCGCCGTTGAGCGAGCATGAGGGGATCTTGAGAAAGCTGTGTGAAGGTTTGAAGGCGGGTGGGGTTTTGATCTTCACCAGTGGCGGTGTGGATGAGCCGGGGGAGATTTTCAATGAGATGATGGGGCAGCCGATGTATCACGCGGCGCTGGGGATTCCGAAGCTGCTGGAGATTGTGGCGAGCCAGGGCTGTGTGTGCCGTCATCTGGAGTATGATCAGCACCCAGAGCTGCACGTGTATTTGATCGTGCAAAAGGGCTGA
- a CDS encoding EH signature domain-containing protein, giving the protein MSVSLASWIETLATAYTEASDANEEGRAWLGDTLRQWCDVEGHEHIDVWRRRDRDWDLFSPDDFPVKLACRLQNSPDMSLRSVLAEAGFLTARAQAADLSRQAFLAYLNIPIPAAQGYDFLHLERIREWKNLLFGESSAWDEVLCAAVINGLLEPWAAFNPSELELQKEIQKRTLEGWFGSVPEGWTGYWSAASSLSRQILERWMILDVMEDFFQRVGQYAEETGSITMRRQWRYRRHFWLAYYKRGVVKTARALLGHGIIQAYGEPSLRKKFGDAMAELQSQDPDQCGLLLQIHELMLIDLSHHGAAYFFLPSNKQKPPADAAIYDRSSLNLLKDVSKSHHGSDAYLWQSDFESLIFDQTGVRLTLSDYSV; this is encoded by the coding sequence ATGAGCGTGTCCCTTGCTAGCTGGATTGAGACTCTGGCTACGGCTTATACAGAAGCCTCCGACGCCAATGAAGAGGGCCGTGCATGGCTGGGAGACACGCTGAGGCAATGGTGTGACGTGGAGGGCCATGAGCACATCGATGTGTGGCGACGTCGGGATCGCGATTGGGACCTTTTTTCCCCCGATGATTTTCCCGTAAAGCTAGCATGTCGGCTGCAAAACTCGCCGGATATGTCATTGAGGAGTGTGTTGGCCGAGGCGGGGTTTCTGACTGCGCGCGCTCAGGCTGCTGACCTGTCACGGCAGGCCTTTCTCGCCTATCTGAATATTCCCATCCCTGCTGCCCAGGGCTACGATTTCCTTCATCTGGAACGTATCCGTGAATGGAAAAACCTTTTGTTCGGCGAGTCATCTGCATGGGACGAAGTGCTGTGCGCAGCCGTCATCAATGGCCTCTTAGAACCCTGGGCGGCCTTTAATCCCTCCGAGCTCGAGCTTCAGAAAGAGATTCAGAAAAGGACGCTGGAGGGTTGGTTTGGGTCCGTGCCCGAGGGGTGGACAGGATACTGGAGTGCAGCTTCCTCTCTAAGTCGGCAAATTCTGGAGCGCTGGATGATCCTGGATGTCATGGAAGACTTTTTCCAGCGGGTGGGTCAATACGCGGAGGAGACGGGTAGCATCACCATGAGGAGGCAGTGGCGCTATCGCCGTCACTTTTGGCTAGCCTACTATAAGCGAGGCGTCGTGAAGACCGCTCGTGCGCTGCTCGGTCATGGTATCATCCAAGCCTATGGGGAGCCGTCCCTCAGGAAAAAGTTTGGTGACGCGATGGCAGAACTCCAATCTCAGGATCCCGACCAATGCGGGCTTTTACTCCAAATCCATGAGCTGATGCTGATTGACCTCAGCCACCATGGAGCGGCCTACTTTTTCCTGCCATCCAATAAGCAAAAGCCGCCTGCAGATGCAGCCATCTATGATCGCTCAAGCCTTAACCTTTTGAAGGATGTGTCGAAATCTCATCACGGTTCGGATGCCTACCTTTGGCAAAGCGATTTCGAGTCTTTGATTTTCGATCAAACAGGTGTCCGGCTCACTCTCAGTGACTATAGCGTCTAG
- a CDS encoding OmpA/MotB family protein, which yields MKPRREPSSLLMEDEEENYFVSLSDLMTGVLFVFVILTTALALHYHLKAAELETAKNETLKALKNAAQAESETLKALKNAALAESEANEARQAAQAAKEEATQAHGKAQQVQEALDALAKVLREREQLRKEELQRLVSKLEEQNLAVELDETNGILRLPEELLFQTSEAKLQPTGERAIALLAQEMLPVARKGCGDSPLKWEAIYIEGHTDNVPIRTPEFPSNWQLSSSRAISTFNALIGSQPELQALQNHQHRAVIGISGYGEQRPVADNSTLEGRQKNRRIDIRFVMAYPSQAEIAEMELKLKRATETIETVKP from the coding sequence ATGAAGCCTCGCCGTGAACCCTCTTCGCTGCTGATGGAAGATGAAGAAGAGAATTACTTCGTTTCGCTCAGTGATCTCATGACAGGGGTTTTATTTGTCTTTGTCATTCTGACGACGGCATTGGCGCTGCATTACCATCTGAAGGCAGCTGAGCTCGAAACGGCTAAAAACGAAACGTTGAAGGCGCTGAAGAATGCGGCTCAGGCGGAAAGCGAAACATTGAAAGCACTGAAGAATGCTGCACTGGCTGAAAGCGAGGCTAATGAAGCGAGGCAAGCAGCGCAAGCAGCCAAGGAGGAAGCGACCCAAGCGCATGGAAAAGCTCAGCAGGTTCAGGAAGCTTTGGACGCGCTGGCTAAAGTGCTTCGAGAGCGAGAGCAGCTCCGCAAAGAAGAGCTGCAGCGTCTTGTCAGCAAGTTAGAGGAGCAAAACCTAGCGGTTGAGCTCGATGAAACCAACGGCATTCTCAGACTGCCGGAAGAACTTTTATTCCAAACGAGCGAGGCCAAGCTGCAACCCACAGGTGAACGCGCCATCGCCCTGCTGGCGCAAGAGATGCTGCCGGTGGCTCGCAAAGGCTGTGGAGACAGTCCCTTGAAATGGGAGGCCATTTATATCGAAGGCCACACCGACAACGTCCCCATCCGGACTCCCGAGTTTCCGAGCAACTGGCAACTTTCATCTTCACGGGCGATCAGCACATTCAATGCGTTAATAGGCTCCCAGCCAGAGCTTCAGGCTCTGCAGAATCACCAACATCGAGCTGTCATCGGCATCAGCGGCTACGGGGAGCAACGACCTGTCGCGGACAATTCGACCCTGGAAGGAAGGCAGAAAAACCGTCGTATCGACATACGTTTTGTCATGGCCTATCCAAGCCAAGCGGAAATCGCAGAGATGGAGCTTAAGCTCAAGAGAGCGACGGAAACGATCGAAACCGTAAAGCCATGA
- a CDS encoding GNAT family N-acetyltransferase, translating to MAPSHQGQGYAMEALECLLEYGFDTLGLHRVIAITSDQNHAAASLFRRLGFRQEAHHIEHRWYKSSWESEFVFALLKREWELRSQKEA from the coding sequence TTGGCTCCCAGTCATCAGGGCCAGGGTTACGCCATGGAGGCGCTGGAGTGCCTGCTGGAGTATGGGTTTGACACTCTGGGCCTGCATCGGGTAATCGCGATCACGAGCGATCAAAATCATGCCGCCGCCTCCCTGTTCCGGCGGCTGGGTTTCCGGCAGGAGGCCCACCACATTGAGCACCGTTGGTACAAGAGCTCTTGGGAGAGCGAGTTTGTCTTTGCGCTGTTGAAACGGGAGTGGGAGTTGCGTTCCCAGAAGGAGGCCTGA
- a CDS encoding GNAT family N-acetyltransferase: MSHIFPSFLSTPRLFLRRLQRDNGDALCNYRSLPEVARYQGWESFGPEDARRLIESQDHAEPGIPGTWFQVAVVERATNVLIGDCGLHCLQDEPYQMEFGAPWLPVIRARVTPWRRWSACWSMGLTLWACIG; this comes from the coding sequence ATGAGCCACATCTTCCCCAGCTTTTTATCCACGCCGCGCCTGTTCCTTCGCCGGTTGCAGCGTGACAATGGGGACGCGCTTTGCAACTACCGGTCGCTGCCGGAGGTGGCGCGATATCAGGGGTGGGAGTCGTTCGGCCCGGAGGATGCACGGCGGCTCATTGAAAGCCAGGATCACGCCGAGCCTGGGATTCCGGGGACCTGGTTTCAGGTGGCCGTGGTCGAGCGGGCGACGAACGTCCTGATCGGCGATTGCGGGCTGCACTGCTTGCAGGACGAACCGTATCAAATGGAGTTTGGGGCACCTTGGCTCCCAGTCATCAGGGCCAGGGTTACGCCATGGAGGCGCTGGAGTGCCTGCTGGAGTATGGGTTTGACACTCTGGGCCTGCATCGGGTAA
- a CDS encoding ABC-F family ATP-binding cassette domain-containing protein, which translates to MLTLRDVTKTFNARTLFGGANMTVNYAERVALVGPNGAGKSTLFSLILKEDEPDAGEVIRDEWTTLGYLPQESEPVGDETILDVATGKAGEMERLEKILREHEERGDVSAPEYNEAHSKHDALNDPQAEAKCKKILKGFGFKEEDFNKPAREYSGGWVMRAHLARLLVIEPDLLLLDEPTNHLDLLSLMWFRNYLKNYPGAILLISHDRDFMDELIETVYEIEESKLVQYQGNYSEYLKQKEENWDRAYQAWKNQQKEIEAMQEFIERFRSVASKASQAQSRERQLEKMEKLDRPRPLRKAFRFNFPQPQRSGQRVIALTDIHQAYGEKKIYQGLDLEIEKGERTVLVGPNGAGKSTLIKIMAGEVAFQKGERRFGTNVKMGYFSQHRADTLEPELTILEELKRCAPELREDDARSILGSFLFKREDVYKKCKVLSGGEKSRLNLVKFLVDPPNLLLMDEPTTHLDIWAIEGLILALQKFEGTLVFISHDVHFIRSLATKVLHINAGTVTPYSGGYDYYLEKTGAEENARAAVIAQ; encoded by the coding sequence ATGCTTACCCTCCGCGACGTCACCAAGACTTTCAATGCCCGCACGCTGTTCGGCGGGGCCAACATGACTGTAAACTACGCCGAGCGCGTGGCTCTGGTCGGCCCGAATGGTGCGGGCAAATCCACGCTGTTTTCCCTGATCCTGAAAGAAGATGAACCGGATGCGGGCGAAGTGATCCGCGATGAGTGGACGACGCTGGGTTACCTGCCCCAGGAGAGTGAACCGGTGGGCGATGAAACGATCCTGGATGTGGCCACAGGTAAGGCGGGGGAAATGGAGCGGCTGGAAAAGATCCTGCGCGAGCATGAGGAGCGGGGGGACGTCTCCGCACCGGAATACAATGAGGCGCACTCCAAACACGACGCGCTGAACGACCCGCAGGCCGAGGCGAAGTGCAAAAAGATCCTGAAGGGTTTCGGTTTCAAAGAAGAGGACTTCAACAAACCGGCGCGCGAGTATTCGGGTGGCTGGGTGATGCGTGCGCACCTGGCACGACTGCTGGTGATCGAGCCCGATCTGCTGCTGCTGGATGAGCCGACGAACCATCTGGACCTACTCTCCCTGATGTGGTTCCGCAATTACCTGAAGAACTATCCCGGTGCGATCCTGCTGATCTCTCACGACCGCGACTTCATGGATGAGCTGATCGAGACGGTCTATGAGATCGAAGAGAGCAAGCTGGTGCAATATCAGGGCAACTACAGCGAGTATCTGAAGCAGAAGGAAGAGAACTGGGATCGTGCCTACCAAGCCTGGAAGAACCAGCAAAAGGAGATCGAGGCGATGCAGGAATTCATCGAACGCTTCCGCTCCGTGGCCTCGAAAGCTTCGCAGGCCCAGAGCCGCGAGCGTCAGCTGGAAAAGATGGAGAAGCTGGATCGTCCGCGCCCCCTACGTAAGGCTTTCCGTTTCAACTTCCCTCAGCCGCAGCGCAGTGGCCAGCGTGTGATCGCGCTGACGGACATCCATCAGGCCTATGGCGAGAAGAAGATCTACCAGGGCCTGGATCTGGAGATCGAAAAAGGCGAGCGCACGGTGTTGGTCGGCCCGAACGGTGCTGGTAAATCCACGCTGATCAAGATCATGGCGGGTGAGGTGGCTTTCCAGAAAGGTGAACGCCGCTTCGGCACGAATGTGAAGATGGGTTATTTCTCCCAGCACCGTGCGGATACCCTGGAACCTGAGCTGACCATCCTGGAAGAGCTGAAGCGCTGCGCGCCTGAACTGCGTGAAGATGACGCCCGCAGCATCCTGGGCAGCTTCCTTTTCAAACGTGAGGATGTGTATAAGAAGTGCAAAGTGCTGAGCGGTGGCGAAAAGAGCCGCCTGAACTTGGTAAAGTTCCTGGTGGACCCGCCTAACCTTCTTTTGATGGATGAGCCGACGACGCACTTGGACATCTGGGCGATCGAGGGTCTGATCCTGGCACTCCAGAAGTTCGAAGGCACCCTGGTTTTCATCTCTCACGACGTGCACTTCATCCGCAGTCTGGCCACCAAAGTCCTGCACATCAATGCGGGCACGGTGACTCCTTACAGCGGCGGTTACGACTACTACCTGGAGAAGACCGGCGCGGAGGAAAACGCCCGCGCGGCGGTCATCGCCCAGTGA
- a CDS encoding thiol-disulfide oxidoreductase DCC family protein, with product MNTLTLFYDARCGLCSQVRRWLSAQPAYVRLDFLPYDSPEAAQRLPAIRHLQADQEIVILADTGEVWQGAGAWVICLWALREYRAWAGRLASPGMQAMARKVVHWISANRIGLSKLMGFTSDAELTAVVERDSPPPLPCQIKPPRHDLDLID from the coding sequence ATGAACACACTTACCCTTTTCTATGATGCCCGCTGCGGCCTGTGCTCCCAGGTGAGGCGCTGGCTCAGTGCTCAGCCCGCCTATGTGCGGTTGGACTTTCTGCCCTACGATTCGCCGGAGGCGGCTCAGCGCCTCCCTGCCATCCGCCATCTTCAGGCCGATCAGGAGATCGTCATCCTGGCGGATACAGGAGAGGTTTGGCAGGGAGCAGGCGCCTGGGTCATTTGCCTGTGGGCGCTGCGGGAGTATCGGGCATGGGCGGGTCGGCTGGCCAGCCCGGGCATGCAGGCCATGGCTCGGAAGGTGGTACATTGGATCTCGGCCAACCGCATCGGTTTGTCGAAACTGATGGGTTTCACCAGCGATGCCGAATTGACTGCGGTGGTTGAGCGAGATAGTCCGCCGCCGTTACCCTGCCAGATCAAACCCCCACGGCATGATCTGGACTTGATCGACTGA
- a CDS encoding acyl-CoA desaturase produces the protein MNAIQSLPGAHEPRMHPVNSQTNPIQGRVVWSPIKSLWFTAHAFLALIGGWFTFSLDAVLVSFVFTLLTLCLGHTVGLHRLLVHRSFRCPLWLEYALVHLGTLVGMGGPHRILHMHDIRDWAQRQPKCHPFYTDQGPVWRDWFWQTHAELKLEHPPAFTIEPQVAHDPVYRWMQRTWMLQQLPWALLLYAFGSWAWVVWGISVRIVVSLTGHWFIGYLAHNGSRRDWHLQGHAVQGYNLPHLGLITMGEGWHNNHHAYPESAKLGLKRHHHDPGWWFICLLKGLGLAWDIQTPETLPPRIERQAIPEKRSVRPRAATFFTL, from the coding sequence ATGAATGCAATTCAAAGCCTCCCAGGTGCTCATGAACCGCGCATGCACCCGGTTAACAGTCAGACCAACCCCATCCAGGGCAGGGTGGTCTGGAGTCCGATTAAGTCGCTCTGGTTCACCGCGCATGCGTTCCTCGCGTTGATCGGTGGCTGGTTCACTTTCAGCCTTGATGCAGTCCTCGTGTCGTTTGTGTTCACCCTGCTGACGCTTTGCCTGGGACACACCGTCGGGCTGCATCGCCTGCTGGTGCATCGTAGCTTTCGATGCCCTCTCTGGCTGGAGTATGCGCTGGTTCATCTAGGCACTCTCGTTGGCATGGGCGGTCCGCATCGCATTCTCCACATGCACGACATTAGGGACTGGGCCCAGCGGCAGCCAAAGTGTCATCCCTTCTACACCGATCAGGGGCCGGTTTGGCGTGATTGGTTTTGGCAGACGCATGCTGAGTTAAAGCTGGAGCACCCACCCGCCTTTACCATTGAGCCTCAGGTGGCCCATGATCCGGTTTATCGCTGGATGCAGCGCACCTGGATGCTGCAGCAACTCCCCTGGGCCCTCCTCCTGTATGCCTTTGGCAGTTGGGCCTGGGTGGTCTGGGGAATCTCGGTGCGCATTGTGGTGAGCCTTACCGGGCATTGGTTCATCGGTTATCTGGCGCACAATGGCAGCCGTCGAGATTGGCATCTGCAAGGCCATGCCGTGCAGGGATACAACCTCCCGCATCTGGGCCTCATCACGATGGGGGAAGGCTGGCATAACAATCACCATGCCTATCCCGAATCGGCCAAACTGGGCCTGAAGCGTCATCACCATGATCCCGGCTGGTGGTTCATCTGTCTGCTCAAGGGCCTCGGCCTAGCCTGGGACATCCAGACGCCGGAAACCCTGCCGCCAAGAATTGAGCGGCAGGCCATACCTGAAAAACGCTCCGTTAGGCCGCGTGCCGCCACTTTCTTCACCCTCTGA
- a CDS encoding GbsR/MarR family transcriptional regulator, producing MKSETAPWETSREEFIAQWGALGSQWGISRTMAQIHALLMTAPEPMHTEEIMERLKVSRGNANTNLRELVGWGLVRVVVKKGERREYFEAEKDVWKMFITIARERKRRELDPALSVLKNCSEQTKDEKAGPGKEFHQHMKELQEFVEFGMKVSDVVSGMKHASALQWAMRLLS from the coding sequence ATGAAATCTGAAACCGCCCCCTGGGAAACCTCGCGAGAGGAGTTCATTGCCCAGTGGGGGGCTCTGGGAAGCCAGTGGGGGATCAGCCGCACCATGGCTCAGATCCACGCTTTGCTCATGACAGCACCGGAGCCGATGCACACGGAGGAGATCATGGAGCGCCTCAAGGTGAGCCGGGGCAATGCCAACACGAACCTGCGCGAGCTCGTCGGCTGGGGCCTGGTGCGTGTGGTGGTTAAAAAGGGTGAACGCCGGGAGTATTTCGAAGCCGAAAAGGATGTCTGGAAAATGTTCATCACCATCGCTCGTGAGCGTAAACGCCGCGAGCTGGACCCCGCTTTGTCGGTTCTGAAAAACTGCTCTGAGCAGACCAAGGACGAGAAGGCAGGACCCGGTAAAGAGTTTCACCAGCACATGAAGGAGCTTCAGGAGTTCGTGGAGTTCGGCATGAAGGTCTCCGATGTGGTTTCCGGGATGAAGCATGCCTCCGCCCTTCAGTGGGCCATGCGCTTGTTGAGCTGA
- a CDS encoding Sir2 family NAD-dependent protein deacetylase: MSLMPHPRIVILTGAGLSAESGVPTFRGVDGLWEGYRVEEVASPEAFKHRPELVHRFYNLRRAALKTVMPNAAHESLVRLEREWPGSFLHITQNVDDLNERAGARKLLHMHGQLAKVRCVWCRVVLDWREDLFVETPCPECGKTGKLRPDIVWFGEMPYHIDEITRALETVDIFICIGTSGVVYPAAGFARLAAENGAQRLIEINPESTEISSHFTEHRQGPASVEVPRLVDELLAEVGS; the protein is encoded by the coding sequence ATGTCATTGATGCCCCATCCCCGCATCGTCATTCTCACCGGTGCCGGACTCTCCGCAGAGTCCGGCGTGCCGACTTTTCGCGGCGTGGATGGTCTGTGGGAGGGGTATCGCGTCGAGGAAGTGGCCTCGCCTGAGGCCTTCAAACACAGGCCTGAATTGGTACATCGCTTTTACAACCTGCGACGGGCAGCTTTGAAGACGGTTATGCCGAACGCAGCCCATGAATCCCTAGTTAGGTTGGAGCGCGAGTGGCCAGGGAGTTTCCTCCACATCACACAGAATGTGGATGATCTCAATGAACGTGCCGGTGCGCGAAAGCTCTTGCACATGCATGGTCAACTGGCCAAAGTCCGTTGTGTCTGGTGTCGGGTGGTGCTGGACTGGCGTGAAGACTTGTTCGTGGAGACACCTTGTCCTGAGTGCGGGAAGACGGGCAAGCTCCGGCCCGACATCGTCTGGTTTGGCGAGATGCCTTATCACATCGACGAGATCACACGCGCTTTGGAGACTGTGGATATCTTCATCTGCATCGGCACCTCGGGTGTCGTTTATCCGGCGGCAGGCTTTGCTCGATTGGCGGCCGAGAATGGTGCTCAGCGCCTGATCGAGATCAATCCTGAGAGCACAGAGATCAGCAGCCACTTCACCGAGCACCGCCAAGGCCCTGCGAGCGTGGAAGTGCCACGTCTCGTGGATGAATTGCTGGCGGAAGTGGGCAGTTAA
- a CDS encoding HD domain-containing protein, whose protein sequence is MASSSQPYEFVFAERVARILERGHVLAYGHRDYCGMGLTYHEGRFYYGEVWDGQLLLAENMAQCFESREAFSLWLGSQSDASLSRQDKPDSFYHDNQTLSRARLMDFVERYESLSRIDLQRWIQLWGKLGVKQVQEPCFGGLCAAYSEPRRAYHNLHHLEACLKELDGVHDQAQQPAILETALWFHDAIYDPQTTSKNEELSANWARDVLEEADAPKDLIKQVRRLILLTKQHVPDKTPDAGLMCDIDLAILGQPEECFWAYERAIRQEYGWVNENEYRQGRIRVLETFLNRKSIYVTELFADRYEAVARSNLKASLERLAGK, encoded by the coding sequence ATGGCCTCTAGCTCCCAGCCTTATGAGTTCGTCTTTGCAGAACGCGTCGCTCGTATCCTGGAGCGAGGCCATGTGCTTGCGTATGGACATCGGGACTACTGTGGCATGGGGCTGACCTATCATGAGGGCCGCTTTTATTACGGCGAGGTCTGGGATGGTCAATTGCTCCTCGCTGAGAACATGGCTCAGTGTTTTGAAAGCCGAGAGGCTTTTTCGTTGTGGTTGGGTTCTCAGTCAGACGCGTCATTGTCGCGACAGGATAAGCCCGACAGTTTTTATCATGACAATCAAACTCTTTCACGGGCGCGTTTGATGGACTTTGTGGAGAGGTATGAATCCCTCTCGCGTATCGATTTACAGCGGTGGATTCAGCTATGGGGAAAGCTGGGTGTCAAACAGGTTCAGGAGCCCTGTTTTGGCGGGCTGTGTGCGGCCTACTCCGAGCCGCGCCGTGCCTATCACAATCTCCATCATTTGGAAGCCTGTCTCAAAGAGTTGGACGGCGTGCATGATCAGGCGCAGCAACCGGCCATCCTAGAGACTGCGCTGTGGTTTCACGATGCGATTTATGATCCTCAAACGACCTCGAAGAACGAAGAGCTGAGTGCCAATTGGGCACGCGATGTCTTGGAGGAAGCTGATGCACCTAAAGATCTGATCAAGCAGGTGCGCCGACTCATTCTTTTGACCAAACAGCATGTGCCGGATAAGACGCCCGATGCGGGTTTGATGTGTGACATTGATCTCGCAATTCTAGGCCAGCCCGAGGAGTGCTTTTGGGCCTATGAACGTGCGATCCGTCAGGAATACGGATGGGTGAATGAAAACGAATATAGGCAGGGGCGGATTCGTGTTTTGGAAACCTTTCTCAACCGCAAGAGTATCTATGTCACAGAGCTGTTCGCTGACCGTTATGAAGCTGTAGCACGTTCGAATTTAAAGGCATCTTTGGAACGGCTCGCCGGGAAATAG